The Cloacibacillus sp. An23 genomic interval ACTACGGCGACAGGAGAGGCGACTATGCGCGCGGCGCTTATACAGCCGTCGCTTCCGGCATGAAGCATTACGGCGACGTTGACGACAGGGAGCGCCATAGCCTCGCGCGGCGCTATTCTCTTGAAGGCCGTTCCGTATTTCCCGTCTGGGATCTCGATCTCTATCGTTTTCATTACCTCTTTTGTCGGGTCGAGATTGCTGACGCCGACGCTTTTTGAAAGCGACGAAATGGGCTGTTTACACGAACCGCCGGCGTCTACAATTTCGCATACGGCCCCAAGGGCTGTCATTGGGACTACGGAGTCTGCGGCCGGCTGGGCGCTGACTATATTTCCCGCCAGCGTACCGAGATTACGTATCTGCGGAGATCCTACGCTGCGGCAGCCGTCGGATAGAGCAGGGAAAATTTTCTTCACCAGAGGATGGGCCGCGATTTCCGCATGAGTCATGGATGCGCCGATAAATATTTTCCCGTCTTTTACTTCGACGCCTCTCATTTCCTCAACGTCGGAAACGTCGACGAGCACGGAGGGAGAGACCTTGCCCTCTCTCATCCATAGCATCAAGTCCGTCGCGCCGGAAACAAGGCGGGCTTCGCCTTCATATTGAGCGAGCATAGCCACGGCTTCCGCCACGTTTTTAGGGAATAAATGTTTTACTACTTTTTTCAATTCGCTTTCCCTCCTACTTTAATTCCGAGCATCTGCTGCGCGATAATCAGCACGGAAATACCAAGGCCGATATAGCTCGTGATCGGTTCAGGATAAATCATCAGCAATCCGGCCAGCACAGCCAGAATTCTCAGAATCATCGGCATCTGTTTGCGTAAATAACCTTCCAGCCCGGAGCAGAGGATGATAACTCCTATCGTCGCCATTACCACGATGAATATGCTCCGCAGGCAGAAGTTCTGCGGCGTCACCATCAGCATCGGGTCGAACACGAAGATGAACGGAACCGCGAACGAGACAAGCCCGATACGGCAAGCCTGCCATCCGACGGTAGCGGCGTTTGCTCCGGATATACCGGCTGCCGCGTAAGACGCGACGGCGACAGGAGGAGTAATGGCAGACAGCGTCGCGAAGTAGACGACGAACATGTGAGCTTCAAGGGGCTGGAGACCGAGTTCATAGAGAGACGGAATGCAAAGCGCGGCGGTAAGGCAGTAAGCTGCCGCGACCGGCATTCCCATACCGAGCAGGGTGCATATCGCGGCGGTCAGTATAAGCGCGACAAGCGTGCTGTTTCCGCCGAGGCTGAGGATCAGGCTCGCAAGTTTACCGCTCAGTCCCGTCGTCATAAGTCCAGCTATGACGCATCCGGCGACGGCGCAGGAAAGGGAGACGATGACGGAGGATTTCGCCGCATCTTCAAGCGCCTTGATAATCTCAGGCAGCTTCATACGCGTCTCTTTGCGCGTCCATGAAGCGGCGATGACCGCCACTGTTCCGACGACGGCAGCGAGGTTGGCCGTGTAGCCTCTCATAAGCATAACGACGAGGATGACTATTGGGATAAGGAATATCCAGCCTTCTTTAAGCGTCGCTTTAACGGAAGGAAGTTCCTTCGGGTTCAGGCCGACAAGGCCGAATTTACGGGCGCGGAAGTGAACTATTAGAAGAAGCGCGAGGTAATAGAGGACGCCTGGGACGAAAGCGGCTATCGCTATGTCTTTATAGGCGATACCGGCCATTTCAACCATAAGGAACGCGGCAGTACCCATTATTGGAGGCATAATGCCGCCTCCCGTCGCGGCGACCGCAGTTACAGCGCCGGAGAATATTCCGTCATATCCGGCTTTCTGCATCATAGGAATAGTGAACGAACCTGTGGTGACGACGTTGGCCGTCGGGCTTCCGTTGATCATTCCGAAGAGGCCGCTTGTGATGATGGCGACTTTGCCTGCGCCGCCCGCGTAACGTCCGGCAACAGCCATCGAGAATTTGTAGAAGAAGTCGCCGGCTCCGGAAGCTGCAAAGAAGGAGCCGAACATGACGAACATGAACACGTACGTTGCAGCGGCGGCTATCGGCGACGAGTAAATTCCGTTCGTTGTATAGACGAGCTGGTCTAAAATGTCGACGGCGAGCAACTTTCTATGATAGAAAACTCCGGGAATAAGGTGGCCGAAAAACGCGTAAGCCAGGAAGATGCATCCGATAAAGGGAAGCACAAATCCCATGCAGCGCTTCGTCAGCCCGATAACGGCTACGACGGTCAATATACCGATCACTATTTCAAGATTCGACAACATGTCGACCATCGGCATACGCGTCAGATATATATCCATCTGGCTGCAGTAATAAACGCCGGCGAGCGCAAGAATTACGGCGTATATCCAGTCTTCGACCGGTATCCTGTTAGTGGTGCGAGGCCCTGGAGAATATGTCCTTGTATAAATCAAGGAGCACAGAACCATTATAAACGTAAGGTGGATCGCGTAATGCATCTGCGGCTGTACAGTCAGGAAGGTCGCCTGCGCCAACTGGTACAGCGACATAGCTACGGCTATCCATTTAACAACCTTTGCGTCTGTGCCGGACAGTTTACGTTTCTTACCCTCTTCTGTCATCAATCTCCAAAGTTTATTCACTGTTCACCCTCCATTTTACTCTGTCGGTAATACGGAAAAAGCCATTACAAAGGCTTTAACGATATGCGCCATATTGCCCGGGGATTATTTATCCTGCGGATGCAACGCCCAGTATAACTTCTCAGGAGTAATGGGAAGATCCCTGATTCGCACGCCGCATGCGTCTTCAATAGCGTTTGCGATAGCAGGAGCCGTCGGTATCAGCGTAGGTTCTCCGACGCCCTTTGCGCCGTACGGTCCAATAGGGTCGTTGCTTTCTATTTTGATGCCTTCTACCGCGGGCATATCTTTAATTGTCATAAAGGTATAGCCGTGCAGACCATTCGTCGCCGGATAACCTTTCTTGAAAAGCATATTCTCATACAAGCACCAGCCGATTCCCTGCGCAACTCCGCCTGTAATCTGTCCGTTTATGCCAAATTCGTTGACGACTTTTCCGACATCATGCACAGCAATCACGCGGAGGACTTTCACCTTGCCCGTATAAGTGTCTACTTCCACTTCTACCCCGTGCGCGCCGTAGCTGTAAGCGCTTGAATAGTCTCCGTAGAAATCCTTATCGCTGCCTTCCGTCGGAGGATCATAAGTCACGTACGCGGTAAGAGGCACGCCGGCGCGGCTTCTGATAGCTTTCGTAGCGACTTCCTTAAGCGTGAACAGGATGGACGGATCGCGGCTGCATTTAATAAGCCCACTTTCCATATACATGGTGTCGCGCTGACGCTTGCTCATTTGGGCCGCAAGAGACAGAACCTGATCAAGGACTTTTTCACAGGCCATGAGTACGGCTCTTCCACCAACAGTGGTAACGCGGCTTGAGTAAGTACCCATACCAAAAGGACAGACATCAGTATCGAGCGGCATTATTGTGATGTCGCTGATGGGAACTCCGAGCTTTTCCGAGGCGATCTGCGCGAACACCGTCTTTGCGCCCTGCCCCATATCCGACTCACCGGAGAATATGAAGACTTCGCCGTCCTCGTGAATTCTTATCATCGCACCAGAACCGTCGAATTTGTCTCCTCCGCGGTTGCCGGAAACGTGGGTCATACATGCGACGCCGATTCCGCGCTTTATCCTGCCGTTCTGATCTTCTTTGGGAAGTCTTCCTTCTTTGATCTTTTCAGCAGCGATTCTGATGCACTCGGACAGTTCGCAACTCTTCACGTTCCAGCGGTGCAGAGTGACGTCGCCTTTATGCACGCAGTTCTTAAGACGGACTTCCACAGGATCAAGGCCGATTTTCCGGCAGCACTCGTCTATAAAAGATTCGACTGCGAAGTGGCTCTGGCTGTTCCCGTAACCGCGGAATCCGCTGGTCGGGATTAAATTGGTGTATACGAGATAAGAGTCGCATTTGCTGGACTTATACCTGTAAAGGCAATCTGTACGCATCGACAAATTCAGCAGGACCTTCGGAGCCGCCCATGAATATGCCCCGTTGTCTGCGATGATCGTCATCTGCTTGCAGACCATGGTGCCGTCTTTCATCATACCCAGTTTCACTTTCATACGCGGAGCGATTCTGGGTCTTGTAGTAAGCTGCTCTTCATCACGGGTAAGCAGAATTTTGACGGGGCGTCCGGTCTTCTTGGCTAGGACGGCGGCGATCGGATGGAAGTTGCGTATCCATATCTTTGCGCCGAATCCGCCTCCAATGAAGGGAGCCTTGACCGTCACCTGCGTGGGTTTGATTCCAAGGGCTTTCGCTATTTCGTTGCGTCCCTGGAACGCAGACTGAAGACCTGTCCATACCGTCAGTCTGCCGTTCGCCTCCCACTGGGCCACTGCGCCGAACGGTTCCAGGTACAATCCGGAGACGCGATGGGTGCTGAATTCTTTTTCGAACACGTAATCGCACGAAGCGAAATCAGCTTCTATATCGCCGCGCTGAATATGATACTCGCGGGCTATATTCGTCCCCTTCTCTTCATGCACGAGTGGGGAATCTTTTTCCATTGCTTTTATCGGGTCGTCGACGACCGGCAAAAGTTCGTATTCAACCTTGATCAGCTTCAGCGCTTCACGGGCTATTTCGTCAGTTTCGGCCGCGACCGCCGCCACTTCGTCTCCGACGTAGCGCACTTTATCGACGGCGAGCATGTCCACGTCGGCGATTTCCATGCCGAATTTATTTTTGGGACAATCTTTGGCCGTAATTACCGCCTTAACGCCCGGCAACGCCTCAGCCGCCGAAGTATCGATCGACAGTATCCTGGCGTGCGGATGCGGCGAGCGCAGGATTTTACCAATCAACAGGCCGGGAAATTCCATATCGTCAAGATACTTCGCGCTTCCGCTGACTTTCTCTCGCGCATCAACAAAACTTTGTTTTAAACCAATGACATTCAATTTTTCGTCATTCATACAAGAGAGCCTCCTCGTGTTTAGTTGAATGGATTACGATAATTGTGTGACCTGGAAGAGGTGTTCGCCTTGCACACACTTTTCAATCACGCTCATGGCGCCGAAAACAAAAATCACTGCCCCCTGTATCATCTCTCTATCCAGCAATTCTTTGGCTCTGTCGCTTCCGGCTTGGAGCGCCCTTTCCGGACTTCCATGCCTGAGCCTGCCTACCGACTTGGTTACCATGAGACCAGGAATATCTGTTCCATAATCAATTTCTGACGCCGGACACTGAAGTATCGCAGGATCATCGCAGATACACGCGTTGGCGATAGCCGTTGCGGCGGCATCCGCTTTAGATGAATCCGACGACATCACAGTGACGGCCGAAGCGATGCCGCGAGTCAAACTCCTGCCTCCCAATCCGCTTGTAGCAAGGCCTCTTATCTTATCCAATGAATCAATTTTCAGCAGATGCGAGACATGACCGGTGCTGATGTCGCTGATAAGCCCAACCCTCAGAGATTCGCCTTCCTCTGAAGCCATATAGTACGCAATATCGCCGCCGTTATTCGCTATCGCGTAACTCGCTCCACACTCCACCATGGCCTCCACGGCAAAATCAGAAGTGGTTC includes:
- a CDS encoding TRAP transporter permease; protein product: MNKLWRLMTEEGKKRKLSGTDAKVVKWIAVAMSLYQLAQATFLTVQPQMHYAIHLTFIMVLCSLIYTRTYSPGPRTTNRIPVEDWIYAVILALAGVYYCSQMDIYLTRMPMVDMLSNLEIVIGILTVVAVIGLTKRCMGFVLPFIGCIFLAYAFFGHLIPGVFYHRKLLAVDILDQLVYTTNGIYSSPIAAAATYVFMFVMFGSFFAASGAGDFFYKFSMAVAGRYAGGAGKVAIITSGLFGMINGSPTANVVTTGSFTIPMMQKAGYDGIFSGAVTAVAATGGGIMPPIMGTAAFLMVEMAGIAYKDIAIAAFVPGVLYYLALLLIVHFRARKFGLVGLNPKELPSVKATLKEGWIFLIPIVILVVMLMRGYTANLAAVVGTVAVIAASWTRKETRMKLPEIIKALEDAAKSSVIVSLSCAVAGCVIAGLMTTGLSGKLASLILSLGGNSTLVALILTAAICTLLGMGMPVAAAYCLTAALCIPSLYELGLQPLEAHMFVVYFATLSAITPPVAVASYAAAGISGANAATVGWQACRIGLVSFAVPFIFVFDPMLMVTPQNFCLRSIFIVVMATIGVIILCSGLEGYLRKQMPMILRILAVLAGLLMIYPEPITSYIGLGISVLIIAQQMLGIKVGGKAN
- a CDS encoding xanthine dehydrogenase family protein molybdopterin-binding subunit; the encoded protein is MNDEKLNVIGLKQSFVDAREKVSGSAKYLDDMEFPGLLIGKILRSPHPHARILSIDTSAAEALPGVKAVITAKDCPKNKFGMEIADVDMLAVDKVRYVGDEVAAVAAETDEIAREALKLIKVEYELLPVVDDPIKAMEKDSPLVHEEKGTNIAREYHIQRGDIEADFASCDYVFEKEFSTHRVSGLYLEPFGAVAQWEANGRLTVWTGLQSAFQGRNEIAKALGIKPTQVTVKAPFIGGGFGAKIWIRNFHPIAAVLAKKTGRPVKILLTRDEEQLTTRPRIAPRMKVKLGMMKDGTMVCKQMTIIADNGAYSWAAPKVLLNLSMRTDCLYRYKSSKCDSYLVYTNLIPTSGFRGYGNSQSHFAVESFIDECCRKIGLDPVEVRLKNCVHKGDVTLHRWNVKSCELSECIRIAAEKIKEGRLPKEDQNGRIKRGIGVACMTHVSGNRGGDKFDGSGAMIRIHEDGEVFIFSGESDMGQGAKTVFAQIASEKLGVPISDITIMPLDTDVCPFGMGTYSSRVTTVGGRAVLMACEKVLDQVLSLAAQMSKRQRDTMYMESGLIKCSRDPSILFTLKEVATKAIRSRAGVPLTAYVTYDPPTEGSDKDFYGDYSSAYSYGAHGVEVEVDTYTGKVKVLRVIAVHDVGKVVNEFGINGQITGGVAQGIGWCLYENMLFKKGYPATNGLHGYTFMTIKDMPAVEGIKIESNDPIGPYGAKGVGEPTLIPTAPAIANAIEDACGVRIRDLPITPEKLYWALHPQDK
- a CDS encoding xanthine dehydrogenase family protein subunit M: MKKVVKHLFPKNVAEAVAMLAQYEGEARLVSGATDLMLWMREGKVSPSVLVDVSDVEEMRGVEVKDGKIFIGASMTHAEIAAHPLVKKIFPALSDGCRSVGSPQIRNLGTLAGNIVSAQPAADSVVPMTALGAVCEIVDAGGSCKQPISSLSKSVGVSNLDPTKEVMKTIEIEIPDGKYGTAFKRIAPREAMALPVVNVAVMLHAGSDGCISAARIVASPVAVVPFRAQKAEAFLIGKKPSAALYAETAVIAGDEASPRDSLVRGSGAYRKVLVKDLVEQALTEAAQTLM